In one window of Sphingomonas sp. BGYR3 DNA:
- a CDS encoding DUF3857 domain-containing protein has product MMWVRVCAWLVMALAWVSAASAGETIRYEATPTWIKAAPALNAAKLTDADPPLQVRDQQVRLNGDEAWVYSDLATRAATAQMLGDIGNLRLAWNPDTGDLIVHSVEILRGGEVIDVLKGGQKFEVLRREQRLEQRWVDGMLTATLSVQGLQVGDVLRMRFSETNKDGALGGGVQAAVALPAEPAKIGYSRTRMIWPKDQKIAWQSYADGFTAKAVANGDWNELEWIGTLPKPAELPDDVPVRFRKLPILEATSFADWESISRTMAALYKTDGLIAANSPLAGEVARIRAAETDPLKRAALALIAVQDQVSYLFNGMNGGNYRPQTPADTWRLRYGDCKAKTLLLLSMLHALEIKAEPVLVHSQLGGLLPGRLPIPAAFDHVIVRAEIGGTSYWLDGTSAGAQLADMADVPPFRFALPLRPDGSALMPIDARAPARPQFQAEVEHDLSAGIDVPGTYTAWMTMRGPLVEQLKAAQAQGNAEAMEQMANGINRSILSQGATMTGHQMAFDAATGTATVTMTGVASGGWTRDGERRVLNLDKTVSSITFSPDRSRTAWRTLPVSTGDAEHMVWRQRVKLPGKGRDFRLDGDVELPATLAGRSLTRKAAIGDDGWLVIQDEIKSTGTEIAVADIAATRQAMARAGSRSLKLIAPAATPPQWQQVQAAKQANAFAPVLAAYAAAIKAKPDKREPLTNRADFYATLLDWKAVMADLNSAIAIETDADLLLWRARVHQLMKDDKKALADIQAARAIDPGSFGAVSALTMLQMRIGQGDAALELLDERIAEGGEDKSSYLSHKADVLAEMGEMDLALAAMDEALAASPGDPDLLNNRCWLKGTRNVALDTALKDCTKSIELSDDPASALDSRAMVYFRMDRMDDALADLKAAMDLAPYMPGSLYLRGIIQRRQGKAAEGDADLAAARMLSPRIDEDYVRYGIKP; this is encoded by the coding sequence ATGATGTGGGTTCGGGTGTGTGCGTGGCTGGTGATGGCGCTGGCTTGGGTGTCGGCGGCGAGTGCGGGTGAGACGATCCGGTATGAGGCCACACCCACCTGGATCAAAGCTGCCCCTGCATTGAATGCCGCCAAGCTGACCGATGCCGATCCCCCCTTGCAGGTGCGCGACCAGCAGGTCCGGCTGAACGGCGACGAAGCCTGGGTTTACAGCGATCTGGCCACCCGCGCGGCGACGGCGCAGATGCTGGGCGATATTGGCAACCTGCGTCTGGCGTGGAACCCGGATACCGGCGACCTGATCGTCCATTCCGTCGAAATCCTTCGCGGCGGCGAGGTGATCGATGTGCTGAAGGGCGGGCAGAAGTTCGAGGTGCTGCGCCGTGAACAGCGGCTGGAGCAGCGCTGGGTCGACGGGATGCTGACCGCGACCCTGTCGGTTCAGGGGCTGCAGGTCGGCGACGTCCTGCGGATGCGGTTTTCCGAGACGAACAAGGATGGCGCGCTGGGCGGCGGTGTGCAGGCGGCGGTGGCGCTGCCCGCGGAACCGGCAAAGATCGGTTATTCCCGCACCCGCATGATCTGGCCAAAGGATCAGAAGATCGCATGGCAAAGCTATGCCGATGGCTTCACGGCCAAGGCGGTGGCCAATGGCGACTGGAACGAGCTGGAATGGATCGGCACCCTGCCCAAACCGGCCGAACTGCCCGATGACGTGCCAGTGCGCTTTCGCAAGCTGCCGATCCTTGAAGCGACCAGCTTTGCCGACTGGGAGAGCATTTCGCGGACCATGGCCGCGCTCTACAAAACCGATGGCCTGATCGCGGCGAACAGCCCGCTGGCCGGCGAAGTCGCCCGGATCCGCGCCGCCGAAACCGATCCGCTGAAGCGCGCGGCGCTGGCCCTGATCGCGGTACAGGATCAGGTGAGTTACCTGTTCAACGGCATGAATGGCGGCAATTACCGGCCGCAGACCCCGGCCGACACGTGGCGGCTGCGCTATGGCGACTGCAAGGCGAAGACGCTGTTGCTGCTGTCGATGCTGCACGCGCTTGAGATCAAGGCGGAGCCGGTTCTGGTCCACAGCCAGCTTGGCGGCCTGTTGCCCGGCCGTCTGCCAATCCCTGCGGCGTTCGACCATGTGATCGTCCGGGCGGAAATCGGCGGCACGAGCTATTGGCTGGATGGCACGAGCGCGGGCGCGCAGCTGGCCGACATGGCCGATGTGCCGCCATTCCGCTTTGCCTTGCCGCTGCGGCCCGACGGGTCGGCACTGATGCCGATCGATGCCCGCGCGCCGGCCCGGCCCCAGTTTCAGGCGGAGGTCGAGCATGACCTGTCGGCCGGTATCGACGTGCCCGGCACCTATACCGCGTGGATGACGATGCGCGGGCCGCTGGTCGAACAGCTCAAGGCGGCGCAGGCGCAGGGTAATGCCGAAGCCATGGAGCAGATGGCGAATGGCATCAACCGCAGCATCCTGAGCCAAGGCGCGACGATGACCGGTCATCAGATGGCGTTCGACGCCGCGACTGGCACCGCCACCGTGACCATGACCGGCGTGGCCAGCGGTGGCTGGACCCGCGATGGCGAGCGCCGCGTGCTGAATCTCGACAAGACGGTTTCGTCGATTACTTTTTCGCCGGACCGGTCGCGGACTGCTTGGCGCACGCTGCCCGTGTCGACGGGCGATGCCGAACATATGGTGTGGCGCCAGCGGGTGAAATTGCCGGGCAAAGGCCGCGATTTCCGGCTGGACGGCGATGTGGAATTGCCCGCAACGCTGGCCGGGCGCAGCCTGACGCGAAAGGCCGCGATCGGCGATGACGGCTGGCTGGTGATCCAGGACGAGATCAAGTCGACCGGCACGGAAATCGCGGTCGCCGACATCGCGGCCACGCGGCAGGCGATGGCACGGGCCGGCAGCCGCTCGCTCAAGCTGATCGCGCCCGCCGCAACGCCGCCCCAATGGCAGCAGGTTCAGGCCGCCAAGCAGGCCAATGCCTTTGCCCCCGTGCTGGCCGCCTATGCCGCCGCGATCAAGGCAAAGCCCGACAAGCGCGAGCCGCTGACCAATCGCGCGGATTTCTATGCCACGCTGTTGGACTGGAAGGCCGTGATGGCCGACCTGAATAGTGCTATCGCTATCGAAACCGACGCCGACCTGTTGCTGTGGCGCGCGCGCGTCCATCAACTGATGAAGGATGACAAGAAGGCGCTTGCCGACATTCAGGCCGCGCGCGCCATCGATCCGGGGTCATTTGGTGCAGTGAGCGCGCTGACCATGCTACAGATGCGAATCGGGCAGGGCGATGCCGCGCTCGAACTGCTAGACGAACGCATTGCCGAGGGCGGCGAGGATAAATCCAGTTACCTGTCGCACAAGGCCGATGTGCTGGCGGAAATGGGCGAGATGGACCTGGCGCTGGCCGCGATGGACGAGGCGCTTGCCGCATCGCCAGGCGACCCGGACCTGCTGAACAACCGGTGCTGGCTGAAGGGGACGCGCAACGTCGCCCTGGACACCGCGCTGAAGGATTGCACCAAATCGATCGAGCTGAGCGATGATCCGGCGTCCGCGCTGGACAGCCGGGCGATGGTGTATTTCCGGATGGACCGGATGGACGATGCGCTGGCCGATCTGAAGGCCGCGATGGACCTGGCCCCCTATATGCCGGGCAGCCTGTACCTGCGCGGCATCATCCAGCGGCGTCAGGGCAAGGCGGCAGAGGGCGATGCGGATCTGGCCGCCGCCCGGATGCTGTCGCCGCGCATCGACGAGGATTATGTGCGGTACGGCATCAAGCCGTAA